TCTCAAGGACAGCGCCGGCCACACCGAGCCCCTGGGTCCCGCCTGGCGCGCCGCGGTCAGCGAGCTCAAGAAGGTCGCCGGCTATCACATCTTCACCGAACTGCTGATCGAGGCCGGGTTTCCGAAGCGGCATATCCTCTTCTGCTCCAATCACGGCGATCAACTGACATCCATCGCCAGCGCCTTCGAGGCGGCCAAGCTCGCCGCGCCCGTCATCTATACCAAGCGCGACGAGACAGTGCGCCGCTGGATCGCCGACAAGCAGGCCGACGCCTACTCAGTCCTGCGCCGCGGCATCCTGATGGGCTGCGCCGCGGCCGAGGACCTGATGGATCGGCGGGGCGATGACGGGCTGGTGTTCTCGCTCTTCTTTAAGCGCGAAGATGAACCGGAGTGGCCCCCGGGGCCGGCCTCTCCGGACTATGTGCGGGACTATCTGGCAAGCATGACCGCGCTCCTGCCACTGTGTGCCCCGACCTCCACGGAGCAGCGCAAACAGCGCTACCGCATCCTCCTGCACGCGCTCAGCCGCGAATGGGACAACCGCGCCAAGGTCAACCACCTGCCCGACAAGTCAACCTATATGGCGAGCTACGGAACCATCCTGAAAGAGGTGCGTAACTGGGCCTCCCACACCCAATTGCTCGATGATCTGAGCGAGGCCGACGTCGCCTTCATCTTCATGGCCGACCTGCGCGCCATGTTCGCCTTCCCGCGTGAGTGCCAGCCCCACGAACGCCTGCTGCTGGGGCTGCTCGGGCGCACCTTTGGGGAGTTGGCCGAGGGCGTGACCGCCGACCTCATCGGCGCCGATGCCGAGGGGCGCCGCCTGCCGCTGGATCGGATCTATTTCGAGACCAAACGTATGCTCGGGGAACGCCGTAGCGCGGACGACAACGACCCCTACTACGATCAACTGATCCGGGAATTGGAAAAGGACACCCCGAACCGGGTCGACGAGCGCGACCGGCAATTCTTCCTGCAAAGCCTCTATCGCATGTTCTGGTTCTACCCGAGCCGCATGCGCCGGGTAAAGTACGGCTGGACGCCGGTCAGCGACACCGGTGAGGCGACGCTCTTTCGCCATTGTGACTTCTCCCGCACCCAGCGCGAGAGCTTCGCCTTCCAACTGGCCCGGCGTATCCTGATCCGCGCCTTTCCCGAGTCGTTCGCATCCCTGGCCAACCCTGCTTAGATCCTCTCACGGAGACACAGAGACACCAAGAAGAAAAATGCCGGACTGGACGGGATATGCCGCGGGCCGGACGGGGCATGCGCCCCGTCCGGAACGTTTCGGACGGCGCCGCAGACCGCTGGCGATGCGCTCGGCGTAAGGCCGTAAACAGTCGGGTCGGGGTGAATACCCCGTCCCGCCGAAAGCATGCGCCCCGTCCGGAAATACCACGTCCCGCCAGGAAATCTCTTTCTTTGTGTCTCCGTGTCTCCGTGAGAGAAAACCTTCTTTCCGAGAATGATCACCACACGCCGCATCCTCATCGACCTCGCGACCCAGACGCTCACCCTGTTCGAGGGCGAGCGCATGCGCGCGCGCTATCGCGTCTCCACCGGCTTGAACGGCGCGGGCGAGTTCAACGGGAGCGGTTGCACCCCCCGCGGGCAGCACCGGGTGCGCCTGCGCATCGGTGCCGGCTGCCCGGCCAACACCGTGTTTCGCGCCCGGCGCCCGACCGGCGAGGTCTACGGCCCCGAACTGGCCGCCGCCTACCCGGACCGGGACTGGGTCCTGACCCGCATCCTCTGGCTCACCGGCTGCGAGCCCGGCCGCAATCGCGGCGGCCCGCTCGACACCCTGCGCCGCTTCATCTACATCCACGGCTGCCCGGACCATGTGCCCCTGGGCGAACCCCGCTCCCACGGCTGTGTGCGGATGCACAACGCGGACCTGGTGGAACTGTTCGACCTCACCCCGGTGGGGACCCCGGTCGCGATCCTGGAGGGAGACGAAGGCGTGGGTGACAGGCCCCGCACACCGTCAGCCCGCTCCGATGACCCTGCGTATCGGGCACCGCAGCAACCTGGGTCAAGGCCCCGGACCCCAGACGACAGCGGACCAGCGGGCGCCGTCATATGAGTCGCGTTTCCCGTTTGGTTCCATCATCGCTCAGGTCCCGGGCAGGATCGGCGTCGTTGCCCCCTGGTGCGGGTCCGTGAAGGTGCGGAACCAGGACAGCTTGTCACGCAGGCGCACGACTTCGCCGACGATGACGAGCGTCGGCGGCTGGGGCGGGTTGGCCGCGATGAGGTCCAGGATGGTCGCCAGGGTGCCGACCAGGACCCGCTGCATGTGGGTGGTGCCCTGCTGGATCAGGGCCACCGGCATCGTCGCCGGGACCCCGTGGCCGATCAACTCCCGCACGATGATCGGCAGCCCGATCAGGCCCATGTAGAAAACTACAGTTTGACCGGGGTAGGCGAGTTGGGGCCAGTTGAGGTTGATGGTGCCGTCCTTGAGGTGCCCGGTGACGAAGGTGACGGACTGGGCATAGTCGCGATGGGTCAACGGAATGCCGGCATAGGCGGCGCACCCGGAGGCGGCAGTGATCCCGGGGATCACCTGAAAGGGGATGCCCTGCGCCGCCAGGGTATCGATCTCCTCGCCGCCGCGCCCGAAGATGAAGGGGTCTCCGCCCTTCAGGCGCAGCACCCGGTGCCCGTCGCGGGCCAGGTCCGCGAGCAGACGGTTGATCTCCTCCTGGCGCACGGTATGGTGGTTGCGCTCCTTGCCGACATAGATGCGGCGGGCGTCGCGCCTGGTCATGTTCAGGATCGGCTCGGCCACCAGCCGGTCATAGACCACCACGTCCGCCTGCTGCATCAGGCGCAGCGCCCGGAAGGTCAGCAGATCCGGGTCGCCGGGCCCGGCACCGACCAGATAGACCTCGCCCAAATCGCGGTCCAGGGCCCCCGGGGCCAGTTCGCGCTCGATGGCCGCCTGCGCCTCGTCGAGCTGGCCCGCGAAGATGCGCTCGGCGACGGCACCTTGCAGGACCCGGTCCCAGAAGCGGCGGCGGTCGCGTTGGTCGCTGAAGCGTTCCTTGACCCGGTCGCGGTAGCGGGCGCACAGGGCCGCCAGGCGCCCGTAACCCGCGGGGATCAGGGACTCGAGCCGGGTGCGCAGCAGGCGCGCCAGCACCGGCGAGGCGCGGCCGGTGGAGATGGCCACCACCACCGGGTCGCGGTCGATGATGGACGGCAGGAGGAAGGTGCAGGCGTCCGGATCATCGACGACGTTGACCGGGATGTCCGCGGCACCCGCCAAGGCCGCGACCCGCCGGTTCACCAGCCGGTCGTCGGTGGAGGCGATCACCAGCTTCATGCCGGTGAGGTCCGTCGACTCGAAGCCGCGGGCCAGGTGACGGAATTCACCCGCCGCCGCCA
The DNA window shown above is from Candidatus Thiodictyon syntrophicum and carries:
- the cysG gene encoding siroheme synthase CysG is translated as MEFLPIFQSVRGRPCLVVGGGTTARRKIGSLLRAGAAVTLVAPRLTEDLARMAAAGEFRHLARGFESTDLTGMKLVIASTDDRLVNRRVAALAGAADIPVNVVDDPDACTFLLPSIIDRDPVVVAISTGRASPVLARLLRTRLESLIPAGYGRLAALCARYRDRVKERFSDQRDRRRFWDRVLQGAVAERIFAGQLDEAQAAIERELAPGALDRDLGEVYLVGAGPGDPDLLTFRALRLMQQADVVVYDRLVAEPILNMTRRDARRIYVGKERNHHTVRQEEINRLLADLARDGHRVLRLKGGDPFIFGRGGEEIDTLAAQGIPFQVIPGITAASGCAAYAGIPLTHRDYAQSVTFVTGHLKDGTINLNWPQLAYPGQTVVFYMGLIGLPIIVRELIGHGVPATMPVALIQQGTTHMQRVLVGTLATILDLIAANPPQPPTLVIVGEVVRLRDKLSWFRTFTDPHQGATTPILPGT